A genomic stretch from Arachis stenosperma cultivar V10309 chromosome 3, arast.V10309.gnm1.PFL2, whole genome shotgun sequence includes:
- the LOC130968033 gene encoding protein SPA1-RELATED 2-like isoform X1: MDQELINESMRLGVVAEGLQLQTKDEELSVNPESNKIIKPQDDHNDSSHIPPPECNDVRQGTMSRLQHQIRLSGDADDMVEELTVRSCNGSSLDIGTQGNQGPAYNTQSQRQLASDSGIGTLLLGDTGCRNSDQASSKVISRSGFAEYFIKNTIKGKDIVCKDSSSIGLTVESRDQNLMKAGIGTQMDSSVPLSPGSTTAKSPYNAPLPKSHGSECNGVSLREWLNAGRLKRSKAECLSIFRKIVDLVDGSHSQGFALRNLNPSYIKVLPSNQVIYLGLQKHMLDNGANSEVLQLRSSSIRKRMSEQVTSPSHDAWLKKQKFNEYVRGAGDRSQCPSRPDLYLQITVDSKVGSAGSKDYHNQYKCVQFPKHNIWKVPSVPDISNGGLLQLTSLNERSEDKWYKSPDGGCTTSANIYSLGVLFFELLSQFDSEGSHIAAMSDLHHRILPQAFLSENPLEAGFCLWLLHPESSSRPTTREILRSEVFNGIQEVYSEKLLLDFDKAEAQSELLLHFLILLKEERQKNAFKLEEVTRFLESDIEEVVRGHSSGKYLVSAGLHNDISCHNESSSLNKKPSCSESVSPACPISNANQMRVIKNMCQLENAYVSMRSKIQIPETDAATHPDKDKPRDRFVAQRGKEQDKKTDSLGAFFDGFCKYLRYSKFEERSVLRNSDINSLGNVICSLSFDRDEEYFAAAGVSKKIKIYEFSSLFNDLAEIHYPVVEMSNESKFSCVCWNSYIRNYLASTDYDGVVKLWDGITGQGFAHFTEHEKRAWSVDFSPAHPTKFASGSDDCSVKLWSINERNCVGTIQNVANVCCVQFSAYSSNLLAFGSANYLTYCYDLRNLRSPLCVLAGHHKAVSYVKFLDSVTLVSSSTDNTLKIWDLNKTSPVGPSTNACSLTLSGHTNQKNFVGLSVADGYIACGSETNEVYAYYKSLPQQITSHKFGSVDPINGKKTYDDYGHFVSSVCWKGKSDMVIAANSSGCIKVLQIV, translated from the exons ATGGATCAAGAATTGATTAACGAGTCTATGAGATTGGGGGTTGTTGCTGAGGGTTTACAACTCCAAACTAAAGATGAGGAGCTTTCAGTAAACCCCGAGagcaacaaaataataaaacccCAAGATGACCACAATGACTCCTCCCATATCCCACCCCCAGAATGTAATGACGTTAGACAAGGTACTATGTCACGACTTCAGCATCAAATTCGCCTTTCCGGTGACGCCGATGATATGGTTGAAGAATTGACAGTGAGAAGTTGCAACGGTTCGAGCTTAGATATTGGTACACAGGGCAATCAAGGGCCTGCGTATAATACTCAGAGCCAAAGGCAGCTAgcaagtgattcaggaattggAACTTTACTTCTTGGTGATACTGGGTGTAGAAACAGTGACCAAGCTTCCTCAAAAGTTATATCTAGATCAGGATTTGCTGagtattttattaaaaatacgaTAAAGGGAAAGGATATTGTGTGTAAAGATTCATCTTCTATTGGCTTGACTGTTGAGTCTAGAGATCAGAATCTGATGAAGGCTGGCATTGGTACTCAGATGGATTCCAGTGTCCCACTAAGCCCTGGCTCAACGACTGCAAAGTCTCCTTATAATGCTCCATTGCCAAAATCTCATGGGTCTGAATGTAATGGGGTCAGTTTAAGAGAATGGTTGAACGCTGGGCGACTCAAACGAAGCAAAGCAGAGTGTTTGAGTATATTTAGAAAGATTGTAGATTTGGTGGATGGCTCACACTCTCAGGGGTTTGCATTGCGCAACCTGAACCCGTCTTATATTAAAGTGTTACCATCAAACCAGGTTATCTACCTTGGGTTACAGAAACATATGTTAGATAATGGTGCAAATTCAGAAGTTCTTCAGTTACGAAGTTCCTCTATTCGAAAAAGGATGTCAGAGCAGGTAACATCTCCCTCTCATGATGCATGgttaaagaaacaaaaatttaatgagTATGTGAGAGGTGCTGGTGATCGGAGTCAGTGCCCTTCAAGGCCTGACTTGTATCTTCAAATTACTGTTGATAGCAAAGTTGGTTCAGCTGGTTCAAAAGATTATCACAATCAATATAAGTGTGTCCAATTTCCGAAACATAATATTTGGAAAGTGCCTAGCGTCCCTGACATATCCAATGGAGGTCTACTGCAGTTGACTTCTTTGAATGAAAGATCAGAAGATAAGTGGTATAAAAGTCCCGATGGAGGCTGTACTACATCAGCAAATATCTACTCTCTGGGTGTTCTCTTTTTTGAG TTGCTCAGTCAATTTGACTCTGAAGGATCCCATATTGCAGCAATGTCTGATCTTCATCATAGGATTCTACCTCAGGCTTTCCTGTCAGAAAATCCTCTGGAAGCCGGGTTTTGTCTTTGGCTGTTGCATCCTGAGTCATCATCACGTCCAACAACACG GGAGATACTACGATCTGAAGTATTTAATGGAATTCAGGAGGTTTATAGtgaaaaattattattagattTTGACAAAGCAGAAGCACAATCGGAATTGTTATTGCATTTCCTCATCTTGTTAAAAGAGGAGAGGCAAAAGAATGCGTTCAAACTGGAAGAAGTCACCAGATTCTTGGAAtcagatatagaagaggtgGTGAGGGGACATAGCTCTGGAAAATACTTGGTTTCTGCTGGCTTGCATAACGATATATCTTGCCATAATGAGAGTTCATCTCTCAACAAAAAACCTTCATGTTCAGAATCAGTATCCCCTGCATGCCCAATCTCTAATGCAAACCAAATGAGAGTCATAAAAAATATGTGCCAGCTTGAAAATGCTTATGTTTCAATGAGATCTAAAATTCAGATTCCTGAAACAGATGCTGCAACTCACCCAGATAAAGATAAACCAAGAGATAGGTTTGTGGCACAAAGAGGCAAGGAACAAGATAAAAAAACAGATTCTTTAGGAGCCTTTTTTGATGGTTTTTGCAAGTATCTACGTTATAGCAAGTTTGAGGAGCGGAGTGTATTGAGAAATTCAGATATTAACAGTCTTGGAAATGTAATTTGCTCTCTAAGTTTTGATAGGGATGAAGAGTACTTCGCTGCTGCTGGGGtatcaaagaaaataaaaatttatgagTTCAGCTCACTTTTCAATGACTTAGCTGAAATCCATTATCCTGTAGTTGAGATGTCAAATGAATCAAAGTTCAGTTGTGTATGCTGGAATAGCTACATCAGGAACTATCTTGCCTCCACAGACTACGATGGAGTTGTTAAG CTATGGGATGGTATTACAGGTCAAGGGTTTGCTCACTTCACTGAACATGAAAAGAGGGCTTGGTCTGTTGATTTCTCTCCGGCACACCCTACAAAATTTGCTAGTGGGAGTGATGATTGTTCTGTGAAGCTGTGGAGTATCAATGAG AGAAACTGTGTAGGCACAATCCAGAATGTTGCAAATGTCTGCTGTGTTCAATTCTCTGCTTATTCATCTAATTTACTGGCTTTTGGATCTGCAAATTACTTGACTTATTGCTATGATCTTCGCAATCTTAGAAGCCCCTTGTGTGTGTTGGCTGGCCATCATAAAGCTGTAAGCTATGTCAAATTTTTGGACTCTGTAACACTTGTTTCTTCATCAACCGACAATACATTAAAGATCTGGGATCTCAACAAAACCTCTCCCGTGGGTCCTTCTACTAATGCTTGCAGCTTAACCTTGTCAGGGCATACCAATCAGAAG AATTTTGTGGGTTTATCGGTTGCTGATGGATATATTGCATGTGGCTCTGAAACAAATGAG GTTTATGCCTACTATAAATCTCTTCCCCAGCAAATCACATCACACAAGTTTGGGTCCGTGGATCCCATTAATGGTAAAAAGACTTATGATGACTATGGCCATTTTGTTTCAAGTGTGTGCTGGAAAGGGAAATCAGACATGGTTATTGCGGCCAATTCAAGTGGGTGTATAAAAGTGTTACAGATTGTGTGA
- the LOC130968033 gene encoding protein SPA1-RELATED 2-like isoform X2 produces MDQELINESMRLGVVAEGLQLQTKDEELSVNPESNKIIKPQDDHNDSSHIPPPECNDVRQGTMSRLQHQIRLSGDADDMVEELTVRSCNGSSLDIGTQGNQGPAYNTQSQRQLASDSGIGTLLLGDTGCRNSDQASSKVISRSGFAEYFIKNTIKGKDIVCKDSSSIGLTVESRDQNLMKAGIGTQMDSSVPLSPGSTTAKSPYNAPLPKSHGSECNGVSLREWLNAGRLKRSKAECLSIFRKIVDLVDGSHSQGFALRNLNPSYIKVLPSNQVIYLGLQKHMLDNGANSEVLQLRSSSIRKRMSEQVTSPSHDAWLKKQKFNEYVRGAGDRSQCPSRPDLYLQITVDSKVGSAGSKDYHNQYKCVQFPKHNIWKVPSVPDISNGGLLQLTSLNERSEDKWYKSPDGGCTTSANIYSLGVLFFELLSQFDSEGSHIAAMSDLHHRILPQAFLSENPLEAGFCLWLLHPESSSRPTTREILRSEVFNGIQEVYSEKLLLDFDKAEAQSELLLHFLILLKEERQKNAFKLEEVTRFLESDIEEVVRGHSSGKYLVSAGLHNDISCHNESSSLNKKPSCSESVSPACPISNANQMRVIKNMCQLENAYVSMRSKIQIPETDAATHPDKDKPRDRFVAQRGKEQDKKTDSLGAFFDGFCKYLRYSKFEERSVLRNSDINSLGNVICSLSFDRDEEYFAAAGVSKKIKIYEFSSLFNDLAEIHYPVVEMSNESKFSCVCWNSYIRNYLASTDYDGVVKLWDGITGQGFAHFTEHEKRAWSVDFSPAHPTKFASGSDDCSVKLWSINEIVWTDCILKLYRENYTGAFQILIIS; encoded by the exons ATGGATCAAGAATTGATTAACGAGTCTATGAGATTGGGGGTTGTTGCTGAGGGTTTACAACTCCAAACTAAAGATGAGGAGCTTTCAGTAAACCCCGAGagcaacaaaataataaaacccCAAGATGACCACAATGACTCCTCCCATATCCCACCCCCAGAATGTAATGACGTTAGACAAGGTACTATGTCACGACTTCAGCATCAAATTCGCCTTTCCGGTGACGCCGATGATATGGTTGAAGAATTGACAGTGAGAAGTTGCAACGGTTCGAGCTTAGATATTGGTACACAGGGCAATCAAGGGCCTGCGTATAATACTCAGAGCCAAAGGCAGCTAgcaagtgattcaggaattggAACTTTACTTCTTGGTGATACTGGGTGTAGAAACAGTGACCAAGCTTCCTCAAAAGTTATATCTAGATCAGGATTTGCTGagtattttattaaaaatacgaTAAAGGGAAAGGATATTGTGTGTAAAGATTCATCTTCTATTGGCTTGACTGTTGAGTCTAGAGATCAGAATCTGATGAAGGCTGGCATTGGTACTCAGATGGATTCCAGTGTCCCACTAAGCCCTGGCTCAACGACTGCAAAGTCTCCTTATAATGCTCCATTGCCAAAATCTCATGGGTCTGAATGTAATGGGGTCAGTTTAAGAGAATGGTTGAACGCTGGGCGACTCAAACGAAGCAAAGCAGAGTGTTTGAGTATATTTAGAAAGATTGTAGATTTGGTGGATGGCTCACACTCTCAGGGGTTTGCATTGCGCAACCTGAACCCGTCTTATATTAAAGTGTTACCATCAAACCAGGTTATCTACCTTGGGTTACAGAAACATATGTTAGATAATGGTGCAAATTCAGAAGTTCTTCAGTTACGAAGTTCCTCTATTCGAAAAAGGATGTCAGAGCAGGTAACATCTCCCTCTCATGATGCATGgttaaagaaacaaaaatttaatgagTATGTGAGAGGTGCTGGTGATCGGAGTCAGTGCCCTTCAAGGCCTGACTTGTATCTTCAAATTACTGTTGATAGCAAAGTTGGTTCAGCTGGTTCAAAAGATTATCACAATCAATATAAGTGTGTCCAATTTCCGAAACATAATATTTGGAAAGTGCCTAGCGTCCCTGACATATCCAATGGAGGTCTACTGCAGTTGACTTCTTTGAATGAAAGATCAGAAGATAAGTGGTATAAAAGTCCCGATGGAGGCTGTACTACATCAGCAAATATCTACTCTCTGGGTGTTCTCTTTTTTGAG TTGCTCAGTCAATTTGACTCTGAAGGATCCCATATTGCAGCAATGTCTGATCTTCATCATAGGATTCTACCTCAGGCTTTCCTGTCAGAAAATCCTCTGGAAGCCGGGTTTTGTCTTTGGCTGTTGCATCCTGAGTCATCATCACGTCCAACAACACG GGAGATACTACGATCTGAAGTATTTAATGGAATTCAGGAGGTTTATAGtgaaaaattattattagattTTGACAAAGCAGAAGCACAATCGGAATTGTTATTGCATTTCCTCATCTTGTTAAAAGAGGAGAGGCAAAAGAATGCGTTCAAACTGGAAGAAGTCACCAGATTCTTGGAAtcagatatagaagaggtgGTGAGGGGACATAGCTCTGGAAAATACTTGGTTTCTGCTGGCTTGCATAACGATATATCTTGCCATAATGAGAGTTCATCTCTCAACAAAAAACCTTCATGTTCAGAATCAGTATCCCCTGCATGCCCAATCTCTAATGCAAACCAAATGAGAGTCATAAAAAATATGTGCCAGCTTGAAAATGCTTATGTTTCAATGAGATCTAAAATTCAGATTCCTGAAACAGATGCTGCAACTCACCCAGATAAAGATAAACCAAGAGATAGGTTTGTGGCACAAAGAGGCAAGGAACAAGATAAAAAAACAGATTCTTTAGGAGCCTTTTTTGATGGTTTTTGCAAGTATCTACGTTATAGCAAGTTTGAGGAGCGGAGTGTATTGAGAAATTCAGATATTAACAGTCTTGGAAATGTAATTTGCTCTCTAAGTTTTGATAGGGATGAAGAGTACTTCGCTGCTGCTGGGGtatcaaagaaaataaaaatttatgagTTCAGCTCACTTTTCAATGACTTAGCTGAAATCCATTATCCTGTAGTTGAGATGTCAAATGAATCAAAGTTCAGTTGTGTATGCTGGAATAGCTACATCAGGAACTATCTTGCCTCCACAGACTACGATGGAGTTGTTAAG CTATGGGATGGTATTACAGGTCAAGGGTTTGCTCACTTCACTGAACATGAAAAGAGGGCTTGGTCTGTTGATTTCTCTCCGGCACACCCTACAAAATTTGCTAGTGGGAGTGATGATTGTTCTGTGAAGCTGTGGAGTATCAATGAG ATTGTATGGACAGATTGCATCCTCAAGCTATATAGGGAAAACTACACCGGAGCTTTCCAAATATTGATCATTAGCTAA
- the LOC130966643 gene encoding COP1-interactive protein 1-like has protein sequence MHSRSLSRSSRESFRFFGSPDKDEDLRKTKTEIENNITKLLKLVKNDDQSKKNRNPRLVRKEAELVGLIEDLNSQYQSLFQLCDYLNREFMRAISRRRSRRGTGSNTDSESEYFSSEELENYTKFSFDDVLKNDDAKEYEEQLNSQMKEMESLSQQKTNLENQIESQSLQFEELSANNTRLHDRVLDLESLLKEEKGVVSVLEEKLKINENEAKSNIEALMTQVNKLNLELKTLRTQKDQTEEEIEGIKDKALAQMKDLMDKLNSMQEELDSVNTQNKELDAQVRNDRELILRYLIQIENLSQDLAETSLDKQSLMDDKEQFLARIKDLEFELEAESMQKNALEAQLRDRNYDMKLVEEENRTLQDRNSELKKAMHQSGEEITALMRVPETQKDAASMEAMALKAEMNIMRLEMDNLYAQRSKLEQQIERNRKEYEENLGNLSSKLSSQIVEREKTIEEQAATIQRINEEHKQTKVALNKNKLSRQTAERKMIELATEFRRKMEDNIRLLHQRIHVAEQMNNENKNNFKIVNQRYHEENKTLQEKIAIYEEELKVPKFDIAPLGGEQHALVFEALNELEMVTMNRLDSIVGDVEEQKKHVVSRVFKMIGEVQYGKEWIKKRNREWEETKNNAECLRALLDSKEEQEFLLREKVWKLEAKVSKEAGEKLNLMNAVSQLEKKVARLENALKEKEEDLVSLGEKKREAIKQLCFVVEFHRERCRDLKDLVIKMGANNNTNTKK, from the exons atgcataGTCGTAGCCTTAGCCGCTCATCAAGGGAATCATTCAGGTTCTTTGGGAGCCCTGACAAAGATGAAGACCTTAGAAAGACCAAAACAG AGATTGAGAACAATATCACAAAACTGCTTAAGCTTGTCAAGAACGATGATCAAAGCAAAAAGAATAGGAATCCACGGCTTGTTAGAAAAGAGGCAGAACTTGTGGGGCTAATTGAGGACTTAAACAGCCAGTATCAATCACTCTTTCAATTGTGTGAttatttgaacagagagtttaTGAGAGCGATTTCTCGCAGAAGAAGCCGAAGGGGTACCGGCTCTAACACAGACTCAGAGTCAGAGTACTTCTCCTCAGAGGAACTAGAAAACTATACCAAGTTTTCATTCGATGATGTTCTCAAGAATGATGATGCAAAAGAATATGAGGAGCAGTTGAATTCACAGATGAAAGAGATGGAGAGCCTGAGCCAGCAGAAGACGAATCtagaaaatcaaattgaaaGCCAATCGCTCCAATTCGAAGAGCTAAGCGCAAATAATACCAGGCTGCATGATCGGGTCTTGGATCTGGAATCGTTGTTGAAAGAGGAAAAAGGTGTGGTGTctgttttggaggaaaaactgAAAATCAATGAGAATGAAGCCAAGTCCAACATTGAAGCATTGATGACACAGGTCAACAAGCTCAATCTGGAGTTAAAGACACTGCGTACACAGAAAGATCAAACGGAAGAGGAAATAGAAGGTATCAAAGATAAAGCATTAGCTCAAATGAAGGACTTGATGGACAAACTCAATTCCATGCAGGAAGAGTTGGACTCTGTAAACACACAGAACAAAGAATTAGATGCTCAGGTCAGAAATGACAGGGAGCTGATACTCCGATACCTGATTCAGATTGAAAACCTAAGCCAAGATTTGGCGGAGACAAGTTTGGATAAGCAGAGTTTAATGGACGACAAAGAGCAATTCCTGGCAAGAATAAAGGACTTGGAATTTGAATTGGAAGCAGAAAGCATGCAGAAGAATGCACTGGAAGCTCAGTTAAGAGACAGGAATTATGATATGAAGCTTGTGGAGGAAGAAAACAGGACTCTGCAGGACAGAAACAGTGAACTGAAGAAAGCAATGCACCAAAGTGGCGAAGAGATAACCGCACTTATGAGGGTACCGGAGACCCAGAAGGATGCGGCTTCTATGGAGGCCATGGCCCTAAAGGCAGAAATGAATATTATGAGATTAGAGATGGACAATCTGTATGCACAGAGAAGCAAGTTGGAGCAGCAAATTGAGCGAAACCGGAAGGAATATGAAGAAAATTTGGGAAACTTGAGCAGCAAGTTATCGAGCCAAATAGTAGAACGCGAGAAAACCATAGAGGAACAAGCAGCAACCATTCAGAGAATAAACGAGGAGCATAAACAGACCAAAGTTGCAttgaataagaacaagctgtcCCGCCAAACGGCCGAAAGGAAAATGATTGAGCTGGCAACGGAGTTCCGGAGGAAAATGGAAGACAACATCCGGCTTCTGCACCAGAGGATCCACGTGGCGGAACAGATGAACAACGAGAACAAAAACAATTTCAAGATCGTCAATCAGAGGTACCACGAAGAGAACAAGACGCTCCAAGAGAAAATCGCAATTTACGAAGAAGAGCTGAAGGTGCCAAAGTTTGATATTGCGCCCTTGGGTGGGGAACAACACGCTTTGGTTTTTGAAGCTCTAAATGAATTAGAAATGGTCACTATGAACCGTTTGGACTCAATAGTTGGGGACGTTGAGGAACAGAAGAAACACGTCGTGAGCCGCGTGTTTAAAATGATTGGAGAGGTTCAGTACGGTAAAGAATGGATTAAGAAAAGAAACCGTGAATGGGAAGAAACGAAGAACAATGCGGAGTGTCTGAGGGCACTGCTGGACAGCAAGGAGGAGCAGGAGTTCTTGCTGAGGGAGAAGGTGTGGAAGTTGGAGGCCAAGGTGAGTAAAGAAGCTGGGGAGAaactcaacttgatgaatgcgGTGAGCCAGTTAGAGAAGAAAGTGGCAAGGTTGGAGAACGCTTTgaaggagaaggaggaagaTTTGGTTAGCCTTGGTGAGAAGAAGAGGGAAGCAATAAAGCAactttgttttgttgttgagtTTCATAGAGAACGTTGTAGGGATCTCAAAGATTTGGTCATCAAGATGGGGGCCAACAACAACACTAACACCAAGAAATAA